The following proteins come from a genomic window of Alicyclobacillus dauci:
- a CDS encoding LysR family transcriptional regulator has product MEFRLLEYFLKLAEELHFTRTAELMGISQPTLSHQIQLLESRVNTKLFERSGKQIRLTQAGKILREHALRIFEELDQAMIEIKQLNDLRHRSVSIGCAGTHVLIQPTISFQEQYPDVELSITDLRSEETIEALMSQQLDLGIIFLPNALDSRLACIHLFEEEFFLVISSGHKLSRTKSVTFEELHSIPLALLPKSYLIRQFIDEYTSPHGFKLKPTLQLSSLESLREVLSFHKLGTILTRSYLTQISDPTLVAVPVVNCPTMSVGLVYPKNTVLDAVRKQFIKHVLDVYRPQHAVNRKV; this is encoded by the coding sequence ATGGAATTTCGCCTGTTGGAATACTTCCTGAAACTCGCGGAGGAACTTCATTTTACTCGGACGGCAGAACTCATGGGGATTTCGCAACCCACATTGAGTCACCAAATTCAACTTTTGGAATCCCGCGTCAACACTAAATTGTTTGAGCGGTCAGGCAAACAGATTAGACTTACTCAAGCCGGAAAAATTTTGCGGGAGCATGCGCTCCGAATTTTCGAAGAACTAGACCAAGCCATGATCGAAATCAAACAATTAAACGACCTAAGACATAGAAGTGTGTCCATTGGATGTGCAGGAACCCATGTATTGATTCAACCAACGATCTCCTTTCAAGAACAATATCCCGACGTTGAACTTTCGATCACTGACTTGCGATCTGAAGAAACGATTGAAGCGTTGATGAGTCAACAATTGGATCTCGGTATCATTTTCTTACCAAACGCCCTCGACTCTAGACTAGCATGCATACATTTGTTCGAAGAGGAGTTCTTTCTTGTAATATCAAGCGGTCACAAACTTTCCAGAACAAAGTCGGTAACCTTCGAAGAACTACATTCAATTCCATTGGCATTACTACCGAAAAGCTACTTGATTCGTCAATTCATAGACGAGTATACGTCTCCACATGGTTTCAAATTAAAACCGACACTACAACTCTCGAGTTTGGAATCACTTCGTGAGGTTCTTTCATTCCATAAACTTGGAACCATCCTAACCCGGTCCTATCTGACACAAATTTCCGATCCTACCCTTGTTGCAGTGCCCGTCGTCAATTGCCCAACCATGTCGGTCGGCCTCGTCTATCCCAAAAATACCGTTCTTGACGCAGTCCGTAAGCAATTTATTAAACACGTTCTCGACGTCTATCGACCACAACATGCAGTCAACAGAAAGGTGTAA
- a CDS encoding DODA-type extradiol aromatic ring-opening family dioxygenase — translation MMPSLFVSHGSPIIAIEDNEYTKFLAYLGRRFPRPKAIALFSAHWESDTEMVSEATEYETIYDFGGFPEALYQITYPAKGSPQVAKEIEQMFEKDSISYQIDDSRGLDHGEWVVLRFMYPNADVPVVSMSINPDFTPAQQYKIGKSLEALREQDVLIIGSGVTVHNLGLLERNDTRINDWAVEFDDWLSANITEWNLDALFQYDKLAPHVRLAVPLHGNEHFVPLFYAMGAADSARQVKLLHRSYRFGNLSQSIWQFA, via the coding sequence ATGATGCCATCACTGTTTGTCTCACATGGGTCACCGATTATTGCAATTGAAGACAATGAATATACGAAGTTTCTAGCTTACTTAGGAAGACGATTTCCCCGTCCGAAAGCGATTGCACTGTTTTCGGCACACTGGGAGTCCGATACTGAAATGGTAAGTGAAGCCACTGAATACGAGACCATCTATGACTTTGGTGGCTTTCCAGAGGCACTTTATCAAATCACGTACCCTGCTAAAGGGTCCCCTCAAGTCGCCAAAGAAATTGAGCAGATGTTCGAAAAGGACAGTATATCATACCAAATAGATGATAGTCGAGGGCTCGATCACGGTGAGTGGGTGGTACTGCGCTTTATGTACCCGAATGCGGACGTGCCTGTGGTGTCCATGTCGATTAATCCTGACTTTACACCAGCCCAGCAGTACAAAATCGGGAAATCACTCGAGGCTCTACGGGAGCAGGATGTTCTCATTATTGGTAGTGGGGTAACCGTGCATAATCTGGGATTGCTAGAACGGAATGATACACGTATCAATGACTGGGCAGTAGAGTTCGATGATTGGCTTTCGGCGAACATCACAGAGTGGAACCTAGACGCTTTGTTTCAATATGACAAACTCGCTCCCCATGTTAGACTTGCTGTACCGCTACACGGGAATGAACACTTTGTCCCGTTGTTTTACGCGATGGGCGCTGCAGATAGTGCTAGACAAGTGAAGCTCCTTCACCGCAGCTATCGGTTCGGCAATCTCAGTCAAAGTATCTGGCAGTTTGCTTAG
- a CDS encoding 4-carboxy-4-hydroxy-2-oxoadipate aldolase/oxaloacetate decarboxylase, whose amino-acid sequence MVGSAVTVSCHPGDNVMIHAAIEVCQPGDVLVVTCTSESTDGMFGELLGVSARAHGVKGLVTEAGVRDTVELTEMEFPVWARQISVKGTVKATAGSVNVPVVCGGAIVNPGDVIVGDRDGVVVVPRVQVESVVQAAQARMEKENRTRERLARGELGLDIYGLREKLRALGVTYVGEN is encoded by the coding sequence GTGGTCGGGTCTGCGGTGACGGTCTCATGCCATCCTGGTGACAACGTAATGATTCATGCCGCCATTGAGGTGTGCCAACCGGGGGACGTTTTGGTCGTGACGTGCACTTCAGAGTCAACAGATGGGATGTTCGGTGAACTTCTCGGAGTTTCGGCGCGAGCGCATGGAGTCAAGGGGCTGGTCACTGAGGCTGGGGTTCGAGACACAGTGGAATTGACCGAAATGGAGTTTCCAGTGTGGGCGCGACAGATTTCTGTGAAAGGAACTGTGAAAGCAACAGCAGGAAGTGTCAATGTCCCAGTCGTCTGTGGTGGAGCGATTGTAAATCCGGGAGACGTTATTGTGGGTGACCGCGACGGCGTTGTCGTGGTGCCGCGCGTTCAGGTGGAATCCGTTGTACAAGCGGCGCAGGCTCGGATGGAGAAAGAGAATCGGACCCGGGAACGGCTGGCACGTGGCGAATTAGGTCTTGACATCTACGGACTGCGTGAAAAACTCCGCGCGCTTGGCGTGACTTACGTTGGAGAGAATTAA
- a CDS encoding RraA family protein, whose product MSSVIVTQIERADAELIEALKSFGAATVHESMRRTGLVSPVLRPIYDAAVWSGLR is encoded by the coding sequence TTGAGCTCCGTTATTGTGACCCAAATTGAACGTGCGGATGCTGAATTGATAGAAGCCCTGAAATCTTTTGGTGCGGCGACCGTCCACGAGTCAATGCGGCGCACGGGGCTAGTGAGTCCGGTATTGCGTCCGATCTACGACGCGGCCGTGTGGTCGGGTCTGCGGTGA
- a CDS encoding PIG-L deacetylase family protein has product MSTSDKSIVAVGAHSADFVWRAGGAIALYHDLGYQVHVICLSYGERLGATIEFLDAGDYPLEVTPELRDSLVQSLRAYRPEFILTHSLEDPYNADHPRTTALVLESRILAQAHGYPSYKAVIGAPPVFLYEPHQPEQCNFQVDMLLDITSVFERNDAVSRPGETQADRSCMRRHTTESTHMLGGC; this is encoded by the coding sequence TTGTCCACTAGCGATAAAAGCATTGTCGCCGTAGGCGCCCATTCTGCGGATTTTGTATGGCGCGCAGGTGGAGCCATCGCTTTGTATCATGATCTCGGTTATCAGGTCCATGTAATCTGTCTCTCCTACGGTGAACGTCTTGGCGCGACAATAGAGTTTCTCGACGCCGGCGACTATCCCTTGGAAGTTACCCCGGAGTTACGGGATAGTTTAGTGCAATCATTACGGGCGTATCGACCAGAATTTATTCTGACGCACTCGCTGGAAGATCCCTACAATGCAGACCATCCTCGAACGACTGCGTTGGTACTAGAGTCAAGAATTCTTGCTCAGGCACATGGATATCCGTCTTACAAAGCAGTAATTGGTGCACCGCCTGTCTTTCTATATGAACCGCATCAACCGGAACAGTGTAATTTCCAGGTTGATATGTTGCTGGATATCACATCTGTCTTTGAGCGAAACGACGCGGTGTCCAGGCCTGGAGAAACTCAGGCGGATCGATCGTGTATGCGGAGGCATACCACCGAGTCTACCCATATGTTGGGGGGCTGTTGA
- a CDS encoding Rieske 2Fe-2S domain-containing protein yields the protein MLSREDNELICRVGPGTPMGNLMREYWVPALLSKELPGPDCDPVRVMLLGERLIAFRDTLGRVGLIQNHCPHRGASFFFGRTGECGIRCVYHGWQFDINGNCIDMPNEPAESDFRHKVKAVTYPCVERGGLVWTYMGPRETPPPLPDIEINMLPEDEIAIIPSYVESNWLQAVEGEIDTSHTGFLHFGSIQPEDVEEGTFLHYTVKDRAPKYSVVDTEYGTMYGAYRPAKPGYVYWRIAHFNFPFYTQPPEGALGHSVIMNAWVPMDDTHTMSYVMVRKGKSETGRPARLPIQGDSEKYPDMHVPMLPNTSGWFGRFRPAVNATNDYLIDRDVQRNGDDYSGIQYLASQDRAVQESMGGIYDRTQERLASSDVMVIRVRRRLLGAARALAEKAVIPPGVDNPEVYRNRSGGVLLPEGADWIEDTKELRQAFVEHPEIAEQQPQP from the coding sequence ATGTTGAGTAGAGAAGACAACGAACTGATTTGTCGAGTCGGGCCTGGCACACCGATGGGAAATCTGATGCGTGAGTATTGGGTCCCAGCGCTTCTGTCAAAAGAACTCCCGGGACCAGATTGCGATCCGGTACGTGTGATGCTGCTAGGTGAGAGGCTCATCGCATTCCGTGACACGTTGGGACGTGTAGGCTTGATTCAAAATCACTGTCCTCACAGGGGCGCAAGTTTCTTCTTTGGGCGAACTGGGGAATGTGGGATTCGCTGCGTCTACCACGGCTGGCAGTTCGACATCAATGGCAATTGTATTGACATGCCAAACGAGCCAGCGGAGAGCGACTTCCGACATAAAGTGAAAGCCGTTACGTACCCGTGTGTCGAACGTGGAGGACTCGTCTGGACATATATGGGCCCGAGGGAAACCCCGCCGCCGCTGCCAGATATCGAAATCAATATGCTGCCTGAGGACGAAATCGCCATTATTCCAAGTTACGTTGAGTCAAACTGGCTGCAGGCTGTTGAAGGCGAGATTGACACCAGTCACACAGGTTTCCTGCACTTTGGCTCTATCCAACCAGAGGATGTAGAGGAAGGGACGTTCCTCCATTACACGGTGAAAGACAGGGCCCCAAAGTACTCGGTAGTCGACACAGAGTACGGCACCATGTATGGTGCGTATCGGCCTGCCAAGCCAGGATACGTGTACTGGAGAATCGCTCATTTTAACTTCCCATTCTATACACAGCCTCCCGAGGGAGCTCTGGGGCACAGTGTCATTATGAATGCCTGGGTGCCCATGGATGATACTCATACGATGTCCTACGTCATGGTGCGCAAAGGTAAAAGCGAAACAGGTCGACCTGCACGGTTGCCCATTCAGGGGGACTCCGAGAAATACCCTGATATGCATGTTCCGATGTTGCCAAACACATCCGGCTGGTTTGGCCGTTTCCGTCCTGCTGTTAACGCGACTAATGACTATCTGATTGACCGAGATGTGCAACGAAACGGGGACGATTATTCAGGTATCCAGTACCTCGCATCTCAAGACAGAGCGGTCCAAGAGAGTATGGGAGGTATCTACGATAGAACCCAGGAACGCTTGGCCAGCTCCGATGTGATGGTCATTCGCGTCCGTCGACGGTTGCTTGGAGCTGCGCGTGCCCTAGCTGAAAAGGCAGTTATCCCACCAGGTGTTGATAACCCCGAGGTTTATCGGAACCGTTCGGGTGGTGTTCTGCTCCCAGAGGGTGCGGATTGGATTGAGGACACAAAGGAGCTTCGTCAGGCATTTGTTGAGCATCCAGAGATTGCGGAACAACAACCGCAACCGTAG
- a CDS encoding MFS transporter has product MSTVQEAGIFGGQFTPEKRRSIFGGWLAGLLNTYDLFLPVLVLPTAMGYFEPSTLSPVVQVTLINIAFAISMVAQPVGGLFIGPIGDRIGRKRLVVLTSTGFTIGTLLLAIMPGYAAMGYWAIGIFFFLRLVNGAFAAAGLGGSVPLALERTPKRWRGLVGGLLGVAPTTGIILLSAVQLIMDSAVTPQQFVAWGWRVPFLVGVVLGAILIVFINRVSETELFAGEGSEVKTKTPIREVFSARNIKTFGQMFVLYSGYLFAIQVAVSFVPSLMINILHQPPKGVESLMLYGNVGIIVAGVLLGAISQKIGRRRALMLGGGWIFIVSTILYYLTIHAAKTGAGFGTVGVLGFLVIVLTVAPFSGMVLTYTAERYPMHTRSTGFSAVSTLTSVIPGFYSFYLLGLGKMMPYEYTILVLCALAGFLTWIGAKSGPETVDIDMVPDISILVDGASISGD; this is encoded by the coding sequence ATGTCTACTGTTCAGGAAGCGGGCATATTCGGTGGTCAATTCACTCCAGAAAAGCGCCGCTCAATTTTTGGCGGTTGGCTTGCTGGCCTGCTCAACACTTACGATTTGTTCCTGCCGGTTTTAGTTCTGCCAACTGCTATGGGGTACTTCGAACCGTCTACGCTGTCCCCAGTCGTACAAGTAACACTGATTAACATTGCCTTTGCAATATCGATGGTGGCGCAGCCAGTAGGAGGCCTTTTTATTGGCCCAATTGGCGATCGTATTGGGAGAAAGCGATTAGTTGTTTTGACGTCCACTGGGTTCACGATTGGCACTTTGCTGCTGGCCATCATGCCTGGATACGCTGCTATGGGATACTGGGCAATCGGAATCTTTTTCTTCTTACGGCTGGTGAACGGCGCGTTTGCTGCAGCCGGTTTAGGTGGTTCCGTTCCGTTGGCCTTGGAGCGTACACCGAAGCGGTGGCGCGGGTTGGTTGGCGGGCTACTCGGTGTTGCGCCGACGACCGGAATCATTTTGCTCAGTGCCGTACAGCTCATTATGGACTCCGCTGTAACACCCCAGCAGTTTGTGGCGTGGGGATGGAGGGTTCCGTTCCTTGTCGGGGTCGTGTTAGGTGCTATTTTGATTGTTTTCATCAATCGAGTCAGTGAAACGGAGCTGTTTGCGGGAGAAGGCTCGGAGGTAAAGACAAAGACACCGATAAGGGAAGTCTTCTCGGCAAGAAATATCAAAACATTTGGCCAAATGTTTGTGTTATACAGCGGATATTTGTTCGCAATTCAGGTTGCTGTCTCATTCGTGCCATCTCTAATGATTAACATCTTGCATCAGCCTCCCAAAGGTGTGGAGAGCTTGATGCTCTATGGTAATGTGGGCATCATTGTCGCCGGGGTGCTGCTTGGAGCGATCAGTCAGAAGATTGGACGCCGACGGGCATTAATGCTCGGTGGAGGCTGGATTTTCATTGTATCCACGATTCTCTACTATCTAACAATCCACGCTGCGAAAACGGGGGCGGGCTTTGGCACAGTCGGTGTGCTTGGATTCCTCGTCATCGTTCTGACTGTGGCCCCATTCTCCGGTATGGTCCTTACCTACACCGCCGAACGCTATCCGATGCATACTCGCTCTACTGGATTCAGTGCCGTGTCCACACTCACCAGTGTAATTCCAGGGTTCTATAGTTTCTATCTGCTCGGCCTCGGCAAGATGATGCCGTACGAGTATACCATTTTGGTCCTGTGTGCTCTTGCGGGGTTCCTGACCTGGATAGGCGCGAAATCTGGACCCGAGACGGTCGACATCGACATGGTTCCAGATATTTCAATCCTTGTGGATGGGGCTTCGATTAGCGGCGACTGA
- a CDS encoding type II toxin-antitoxin system HicB family antitoxin produces the protein MNGKSGPAMTVEEYMAIPFILEIWSKQQQDGQWVRHAEYPELPGCAAESFSAVEAVEKAEEARVAYILRCLERGEEIPVPRRPLRA, from the coding sequence ATGAACGGGAAGAGTGGCCCAGCCATGACGGTGGAAGAGTACATGGCGATACCTTTTATCTTGGAGATTTGGTCGAAGCAGCAACAGGATGGTCAGTGGGTCCGCCACGCTGAATACCCGGAACTCCCTGGGTGTGCTGCTGAGTCTTTCTCTGCGGTCGAGGCAGTCGAAAAAGCCGAGGAAGCCAGGGTCGCATATATCTTGCGCTGCCTAGAGCGTGGTGAAGAAATTCCCGTACCACGAAGGCCTTTACGGGCGTGA
- a CDS encoding Rieske 2Fe-2S domain-containing protein: protein MLSKEDNETITRVGPGTTMGNLMRQYWVPALMSSELPQPDCDPVRVMLLGEQLIAFRDTDGRVGLIQDKCPHRGASLFFGRNGECGIRCVYHGWQFDIHGNCIDMPNEPEDSDFKHKVKAVTYPCVERGGLVWTYMGTRETPPPLPDIEVNQLPDGEYTINPTMLECNWLQAVEGEIDTSHSGFLHFGSITPEDTQEGTYLYYTVKDRAPRYSVVDTDYGVMYGAYRPAKPGWTYWRIAQFMFPFFTQSPEGILGNHVITNAWVPMDDTHTMSYIIIRKVSSESGWPGRHPIQGTAANYPTVQTPTLPNTTDWFGRFRSAVNASNDYGLDRDRQRSGLDYSGIPYLPAQDRAVQESMGPIYDRTQEHLAISDAMVIRVRRRLLAAARGLAEKQVVPPGVDSPAVYRNRSGSTLLPEGADWIEATKELRKAFVDHPEVLQQQP from the coding sequence GTGTTAAGCAAGGAGGACAATGAAACTATTACTCGCGTAGGCCCAGGCACAACCATGGGCAATCTCATGCGCCAGTACTGGGTGCCGGCACTTATGTCTAGTGAACTCCCACAACCAGACTGCGATCCGGTTCGGGTTATGCTGCTCGGTGAGCAGCTGATCGCGTTTCGAGATACGGACGGACGCGTTGGGCTCATTCAGGACAAATGTCCACATCGAGGAGCAAGTCTATTCTTTGGACGAAACGGGGAGTGTGGAATTCGCTGCGTGTACCATGGGTGGCAGTTCGACATCCACGGAAATTGCATCGACATGCCTAACGAACCAGAAGATAGTGATTTTAAACATAAGGTGAAAGCGGTTACTTATCCTTGTGTCGAGCGGGGTGGATTGGTCTGGACATACATGGGAACGCGAGAGACACCGCCGCCGCTGCCGGATATTGAGGTCAACCAGTTACCAGACGGCGAGTACACAATCAACCCTACTATGCTCGAGTGCAATTGGCTGCAAGCGGTCGAGGGGGAGATTGACACTAGCCATTCTGGGTTTCTCCACTTTGGTTCTATTACTCCGGAAGATACTCAAGAAGGTACCTACCTGTACTATACGGTAAAGGACCGGGCGCCCCGGTATTCCGTCGTCGACACCGATTACGGGGTGATGTACGGTGCCTACCGACCCGCGAAACCTGGGTGGACGTACTGGCGAATTGCGCAGTTCATGTTTCCGTTCTTTACACAGTCGCCAGAAGGTATTTTGGGAAATCACGTCATTACGAACGCATGGGTTCCAATGGACGACACGCACACGATGTCATACATCATCATCCGGAAGGTGTCCAGTGAATCTGGTTGGCCGGGGCGGCATCCCATTCAAGGTACCGCGGCGAATTATCCTACCGTCCAAACTCCTACGCTGCCGAACACTACCGACTGGTTTGGACGTTTCCGGTCCGCAGTAAATGCCAGCAATGACTACGGATTGGACCGGGACCGCCAAAGGAGTGGGTTAGACTACTCAGGCATTCCGTACTTGCCTGCTCAAGACCGTGCAGTACAGGAGAGTATGGGTCCCATCTACGATAGGACGCAGGAGCATCTCGCCATATCCGATGCGATGGTTATTCGGGTTCGCAGGCGACTGTTGGCAGCAGCAAGGGGTTTGGCAGAAAAGCAAGTCGTACCGCCAGGGGTTGATAGTCCGGCGGTGTATCGGAATCGTTCAGGAAGCACGCTGCTCCCGGAAGGGGCGGATTGGATAGAGGCAACGAAGGAGCTTCGAAAGGCATTCGTTGACCATCCAGAAGTGCTTCAACAACAGCCATAA
- a CDS encoding alpha/beta fold hydrolase, with amino-acid sequence MRRLPYIKVPTLIVWGSEDKVNPMSMGEQMHSLIPDSEFVALPFGHYVASQAPEPFNHEVLNFLQKHSIRR; translated from the coding sequence GTGCGCAGGTTACCCTACATCAAAGTTCCGACTCTGATTGTTTGGGGCAGCGAGGACAAGGTGAACCCAATGAGTATGGGTGAGCAGATGCATTCATTGATTCCTGATTCCGAATTCGTCGCTCTCCCGTTTGGCCATTACGTGGCAAGCCAGGCCCCGGAACCGTTCAATCACGAGGTACTCAATTTCTTACAAAAGCACTCGATAAGGAGATGA
- a CDS encoding alpha/beta fold hydrolase has translation MTSQLVQRRQVELSHGMTHYLESGTGEPVILLHGVGFWTGGDYWLRNMDELSRSYHVYAPDFAGWGDGDRLDVEYSFAYLVDFVREFQDALGIASAHVVGHSMEGWVASLLGYESPNRVRTLILTASEGISTRTLTTFSPPEYEDIMRHALETIDGAHTSNALDTVDRWYNRTQLPGALEAYRKILSHMNNPDTSCKVQSGAQVTLHQSSDSDCLGQRGQGEPNEYG, from the coding sequence GTGACTTCGCAGTTGGTTCAAAGGCGCCAAGTTGAACTCAGTCATGGTATGACACACTACTTGGAATCCGGAACGGGAGAACCAGTGATTTTACTTCATGGGGTCGGATTCTGGACCGGCGGGGATTATTGGCTTCGGAATATGGATGAATTGAGCCGTTCTTATCACGTGTATGCGCCAGATTTCGCGGGTTGGGGAGACGGCGACAGACTCGATGTCGAGTACTCATTTGCTTATCTCGTTGATTTTGTACGGGAATTCCAAGACGCCTTAGGTATCGCTTCCGCTCACGTGGTCGGACACTCCATGGAAGGTTGGGTTGCGTCCTTGCTTGGATACGAGAGTCCAAACCGTGTTCGGACGCTGATCTTAACAGCCAGCGAAGGAATCTCTACGCGGACATTGACGACGTTCAGTCCCCCTGAGTATGAAGACATCATGCGTCATGCATTAGAGACCATCGACGGCGCACACACATCCAACGCATTAGATACGGTGGACAGGTGGTACAACAGAACGCAACTTCCAGGCGCCTTAGAAGCCTATCGTAAGATTCTATCTCACATGAATAACCCCGATACATCGTGCAAGGTACAATCTGGTGCGCAGGTTACCCTACATCAAAGTTCCGACTCTGATTGTTTGGGGCAGCGAGGACAAGGTGAACCCAATGAGTATGGGTGA
- a CDS encoding DODA-type extradiol aromatic ring-opening family dioxygenase encodes MAEIVLGIGASHSPQVSSPPEVWSMHAERDRMNPDVRFEERIKEVAASIQDQLKPEVWQQKYEQCQVSVEELRRAIQEAHPDILVVVGDDQEELFWDDSKPTFGLFWGDELKDLPHPLEELHPSLRPVIWAWHTTDEVEAHPTHSELGSHIIECMMTEGFDVAQSKAQLDGRSLGHAYTFVKRRLAPSRDIPMVPVFVNCFYKPNQPTPARCYEFGRALRRAIESWGEDKRVVVIASGGLSHFNLDEGLDQLVIQRIKERNPELLKTLPRERLQGASGEILNWITAIGAIEHLDLQYLDYVNGYRSPAGTGVGMTFAIWKYKCSLHQREGAIQ; translated from the coding sequence GTGGCTGAAATTGTGCTCGGAATTGGTGCATCTCACAGTCCACAAGTGAGCAGTCCGCCTGAAGTTTGGTCGATGCATGCAGAACGAGATCGGATGAATCCGGACGTTCGTTTTGAGGAGCGCATAAAAGAGGTTGCTGCCTCCATTCAGGATCAGCTGAAGCCGGAAGTTTGGCAACAAAAATATGAACAATGCCAAGTATCGGTTGAGGAGCTGCGCCGCGCCATCCAGGAGGCACACCCCGATATTCTTGTCGTAGTTGGGGATGACCAGGAGGAGCTCTTTTGGGATGACTCCAAACCTACATTTGGCCTATTTTGGGGTGATGAATTAAAAGATCTGCCGCATCCTTTGGAGGAATTGCATCCTTCCCTGCGGCCAGTCATTTGGGCGTGGCATACGACGGATGAAGTTGAAGCCCACCCAACGCACAGTGAACTGGGGAGCCACATCATTGAATGTATGATGACTGAAGGATTCGATGTGGCACAAAGTAAGGCCCAGTTGGATGGAAGGTCATTAGGCCACGCTTACACATTCGTTAAGCGCAGGTTAGCACCAAGCAGGGACATTCCTATGGTTCCTGTTTTCGTGAATTGCTTTTACAAGCCCAATCAACCAACACCAGCCCGTTGCTACGAATTTGGCAGAGCTCTACGGCGTGCGATTGAGTCATGGGGTGAAGATAAGCGCGTTGTTGTTATCGCATCGGGTGGACTCAGCCACTTCAATTTGGATGAGGGACTTGACCAACTTGTAATTCAGAGAATCAAGGAAAGGAACCCTGAATTACTTAAGACACTGCCAAGGGAACGGCTTCAGGGTGCTTCTGGTGAAATCTTAAACTGGATCACCGCTATCGGCGCCATAGAACACCTGGATTTACAGTATCTGGACTATGTCAATGGCTATCGCTCTCCCGCAGGAACAGGTGTCGGTATGACGTTTGCCATTTGGAAGTATAAATGCTCACTTCACCAAAGAGAGGGGGCGATTCAGTGA
- a CDS encoding RidA family protein, which translates to MTRRRSVEIDGVTHGNMPVPQGSRIDQFVFSSGIAGIDPETGLIPDDPRRQVQLVFQNMRSFMEVAGGTPDDIGRITVYLQDEEYRDLVNEEWIKMFPNPESRPARHTAVKDLRRGALVQVELIAVLPW; encoded by the coding sequence ATGACAAGACGCAGAAGTGTAGAGATTGACGGAGTCACCCACGGCAATATGCCGGTTCCTCAAGGATCTCGTATAGACCAGTTTGTGTTTTCCTCGGGCATTGCGGGCATAGACCCAGAAACGGGCCTTATTCCGGACGACCCTAGGAGGCAAGTGCAGTTGGTATTTCAGAATATGCGAAGCTTCATGGAAGTTGCGGGTGGGACTCCAGATGACATTGGCAGAATCACAGTCTATTTGCAGGACGAGGAATATCGTGATTTGGTCAATGAAGAATGGATAAAAATGTTCCCTAATCCGGAGAGTCGACCTGCCCGGCATACAGCAGTGAAGGACTTGCGCAGAGGAGCATTAGTACAGGTTGAACTCATAGCAGTTCTTCCCTGGTAA
- a CDS encoding aromatic-ring-hydroxylating dioxygenase subunit beta, producing the protein MRLRTKKEGNVVSQLYDEVRDFLHREAFLIDNRRFGEWLDLLGETLVYRMPLRVTREKSAGSDIVEEMTFLEENKRSLITRVHRLNTTSAWAEDPPSRTRHFITNIFVEPVADDEVQVTSYFLMLRSRGSKEEVEQIFGERHDVLKKVDSSWKLTYRTIYPDQSVLGIRNISNFL; encoded by the coding sequence GTGAGGCTTAGGACAAAGAAGGAGGGGAACGTTGTGAGTCAACTTTATGACGAGGTAAGAGACTTCTTGCATCGTGAAGCCTTTCTCATCGATAACAGGCGATTCGGCGAGTGGCTTGACCTGTTGGGTGAAACCTTGGTGTACCGAATGCCGCTCCGGGTAACTCGAGAGAAAAGCGCAGGATCAGATATTGTTGAAGAGATGACCTTCCTCGAAGAAAACAAGCGGAGTCTCATCACGCGGGTCCACAGACTGAATACAACGTCCGCATGGGCTGAAGATCCTCCGTCCAGAACGAGGCACTTTATTACGAATATCTTTGTTGAACCGGTGGCGGACGACGAAGTACAAGTGACGAGTTACTTCCTCATGCTCCGCAGTCGCGGCAGCAAGGAGGAAGTAGAACAAATCTTTGGAGAGCGCCACGATGTGTTAAAGAAAGTCGACTCATCGTGGAAGCTTACGTACCGAACCATCTATCCCGATCAATCGGTGCTGGGCATCCGCAACATCAGCAACTTCCTTTAA